From Solwaraspora sp. WMMD1047, the proteins below share one genomic window:
- a CDS encoding YbaB/EbfC family nucleoid-associated protein, with protein sequence MAEIGSAGEQLAAQVGQLRETSFRAGDDLGMVWVVVDHAGRVENVSLDPRAVELTADDLGWRINDTIRLARQTAAAHTDAVLAEAFPPSR encoded by the coding sequence ATGGCCGAGATCGGATCGGCCGGTGAGCAGCTCGCCGCGCAGGTGGGCCAGTTGCGGGAGACGTCCTTCCGGGCCGGCGACGACCTGGGGATGGTGTGGGTTGTGGTGGACCACGCCGGCCGGGTCGAGAACGTCAGCCTGGACCCGAGGGCGGTGGAGCTGACCGCCGACGACCTCGGCTGGCGCATCAACGACACCATCCGGCTGGCCCGACAGACCGCCGCCGCACACACCGACGCAGTCTTGGCCGAGGCCTTCCCACCCAGCCGCTAG
- a CDS encoding N-acetyltransferase, with amino-acid sequence MSDGRAVGCRAEERGDHEAVRELHREAFGDHGRMVADLVDDLRESITADNGLSLVAEDGGRVIGQVMFTRGLLDAPRRLVEVQVLSPLAVLPARQREGVGAALIRHGLETMVERGVPLVFLEGDPRYYARFGFEPGGGHGFRRPSLRIPERAFQVIRLPTYEPWHTGTFVYSETFWRHDAVGLRDSTA; translated from the coding sequence ATGAGTGACGGACGGGCGGTTGGGTGCCGCGCTGAGGAGCGCGGGGACCACGAGGCCGTACGCGAGTTGCACCGGGAGGCGTTCGGCGACCACGGGCGGATGGTGGCCGACCTGGTCGACGACCTGCGGGAGAGCATCACCGCGGACAACGGGCTATCCCTGGTCGCCGAGGACGGCGGCCGGGTGATCGGGCAGGTGATGTTCACCCGCGGCCTGCTGGACGCTCCGCGCCGCCTGGTCGAGGTGCAGGTCCTCAGCCCGCTGGCGGTGCTCCCGGCCCGGCAGCGCGAAGGCGTCGGCGCGGCGCTGATCCGGCACGGGCTGGAGACCATGGTGGAGCGGGGCGTACCGCTGGTGTTTCTGGAGGGCGACCCGCGTTACTACGCCCGCTTCGGCTTCGAGCCGGGCGGCGGACACGGCTTTCGCCGGCCGTCGCTGCGTATACCGGAGCGGGCGTTCCAGGTGATCCGGCTGCCGACCTACGAGCCGTGGCACACCGGGACGTTCGTCTACTCGGAGACCTTCTGGCGCCACGACGCCGTCGGCCTGCGGGACAGCACCGCCTGA
- a CDS encoding DUF559 domain-containing protein, with amino-acid sequence MPRAAVVPRDLSFVPFSGRRAVADGLLTRRMLVGPTWRRLLPDVYIHADAYQADDHRMWCDAVALRLPAGAAIGGLSAAYLHGVDLLPRDSPVSVVLPGTTRSRPHPRVAVTYADLATDDMTTFAALPLTTGVRTAFDLGRRLPRTEALVALDALLHRKVVRPPELAAYLSGHPRWPGAAQLRELLAVAEPRTESPMETRLRLILLDAGLPPLTAQHTVRTANGRHLGRIDLAYPDWRIAIEYEGDHHRERAHFRRDVARLNALRAHGWLVLRFTADDVRQHPGQIVTHVTAAIRERRRQGLTR; translated from the coding sequence ATGCCCCGCGCTGCCGTTGTTCCCCGCGACCTGTCGTTCGTGCCGTTCTCCGGCCGCCGGGCCGTCGCCGACGGGTTGCTCACCAGGCGGATGCTGGTCGGGCCGACCTGGCGCCGACTGCTACCGGACGTCTACATCCACGCCGACGCCTACCAGGCCGACGACCACCGGATGTGGTGCGACGCGGTCGCGCTCCGGCTCCCGGCCGGCGCCGCGATCGGCGGGCTCAGCGCCGCGTACCTGCACGGGGTGGACCTGCTGCCCCGTGACAGTCCGGTCTCGGTTGTCCTGCCCGGCACCACCCGGTCCCGCCCGCACCCGCGAGTAGCTGTCACCTACGCCGACCTGGCGACCGACGACATGACGACATTCGCCGCGCTGCCACTCACCACGGGCGTGCGTACCGCCTTCGACCTCGGCCGGCGGCTGCCGCGTACCGAGGCGCTGGTCGCGCTGGACGCTCTGCTGCACCGCAAGGTGGTCCGGCCGCCCGAGCTGGCCGCATATCTGAGCGGGCACCCGAGGTGGCCCGGTGCGGCGCAGCTCCGCGAGCTGCTGGCCGTCGCCGAGCCACGGACGGAGTCTCCGATGGAGACCCGGCTCCGGCTGATCCTGCTCGACGCCGGGCTCCCACCCCTGACGGCCCAACACACCGTCCGCACCGCGAACGGCCGCCACCTGGGCCGGATCGACCTCGCCTACCCGGATTGGCGGATCGCCATCGAGTACGAGGGTGATCATCATCGGGAACGCGCGCACTTCCGTCGCGACGTCGCCCGTCTCAACGCACTGCGCGCGCACGGCTGGCTCGTGCTCCGCTTCACCGCCGACGACGTAAGACAACATCCCGGACAAATAGTCACCCACGTCACCGCCGCCATCCGCGAACGCCGACGGCAGGGGCTCACGAGGTGA
- a CDS encoding SIS domain-containing protein, whose protein sequence is MCGIVAALPDYSGDSEGVSDRQLLEILPDPPAVDLTAARGVPGEVTAGLDWFVKSLGAAAELYTAPAAIHRLAVTPRLRAGTADRLRALERWLAELDDVLDDSGASWDADLLERTQRLAVRARDLVWTIGNDRIEAATRIGGLAPAGIATLAAARSYLALDAVLDAVDRLEVRGRDSAGVQVWITFDEQPAAAELPDALRSRVDADYRHRAVRFFRGGLSVVYKRASIIGRLGDNVAYLRAAIAADGDLHALLALPGARVTVLAHTRWASVGRISEANAHPVDSETGSATGGGLATAVLNGDIDNHVELRERLRLPADPAGVSTDAKLIPVMLAAEVDAGTEPARALAHCVRRYHGSFAIGAQTDAAPDRLLLAVQGSGQGLYVGFAPGCFLVASEVYGLVGWTDTYLRLDGTAAGEGEEGAGSVVALDRAGAGTLAALRAYTLAGQVRPVTEEDLSTAEITTRDVARGSFDHYLEKEITEAPSSFRKSLRGRYAVDGERLVVALGETTFPAALRERFAAGQLTELIFVGQGTAAVACKGIANVARQLLHPALSVEAMPATELSAWGLRADMSAVCLVAVSQSGSTTDTNRAVDMARSRGAAVLAIVNRRDSDLAHKSDGVLYTSDGRDVEMAVASTKAFYSQAATGALLALQIARVCDRLAPDLEDSLLRALLELPHQIEALHQLAPTVAEISEVAIRYPYWTVVGSGPNRVAAEESRIKLSELCYKTISTDAVEDKKHVDLSAEAFVLVCAAGAPPGQIRDLTKEVDIFAAHRNAPVVVVDEGVDVPWATDWVVRVPAAHPAFAWILSTAAGHLFAYHCARAIDRRADPLREALAALEGSVDAGLLGLDDLDRACDNLHQFLAEAATGSVRGVLTSDTAIRLWQAALLLRHGTAAMESLPAEAADPVEFVRERITSAVDELTRSIDSVKHQAKTVTVGTSRGDSDLLENPLTAAVTEAGGDPSVVSYPVLMALRAFSRVVAAVAGTTRYQIGWAPERTTVRVTRKTGIARDLASRADGGTELSGSKRLAVQSRMVRLVRGGRDGRLVLMIPERTGTRVHALTLAHVVLRERVDPAHLVELLDLTGTRLEEVRAAVTETDTRFDPAGLAALPVETVLLAPVDEVSRQLTGAA, encoded by the coding sequence GTGTGTGGGATCGTCGCGGCGCTACCGGACTACAGCGGCGACTCGGAGGGCGTGTCGGACCGCCAGTTGCTGGAGATCCTGCCCGATCCGCCCGCCGTCGACCTGACCGCCGCGCGCGGCGTACCCGGTGAGGTGACCGCCGGTCTCGACTGGTTCGTCAAGAGCCTGGGCGCGGCCGCCGAGCTGTACACGGCACCGGCTGCCATCCACCGGCTCGCGGTCACCCCCCGGTTGCGGGCCGGGACCGCCGACCGGCTGCGGGCGCTGGAACGCTGGCTCGCCGAACTGGACGACGTGCTCGACGACTCCGGCGCGTCCTGGGACGCCGACCTGCTGGAGCGGACCCAGCGACTGGCCGTCCGGGCGCGCGACCTGGTCTGGACGATCGGCAATGACCGGATCGAGGCGGCCACCCGGATCGGCGGGCTGGCGCCCGCCGGGATCGCCACCCTGGCCGCCGCCCGCAGCTACCTCGCGCTGGACGCGGTGCTGGACGCGGTCGACCGGCTTGAGGTACGCGGCCGGGACTCCGCCGGCGTCCAGGTCTGGATCACCTTCGACGAGCAGCCGGCGGCGGCCGAGTTGCCCGACGCGCTGCGGTCCCGGGTCGACGCCGACTACCGGCACCGCGCGGTGCGGTTCTTCCGGGGCGGCCTCTCGGTGGTCTACAAGCGAGCGTCGATAATCGGCCGGCTCGGTGACAACGTCGCGTACCTGCGGGCCGCGATCGCCGCCGACGGCGACCTGCACGCCCTGCTCGCCCTGCCCGGCGCCCGGGTGACGGTGCTCGCGCACACCCGGTGGGCCAGCGTCGGGCGGATCTCGGAGGCCAACGCCCACCCGGTCGACAGCGAGACCGGTTCGGCGACCGGCGGCGGCTTGGCGACCGCCGTGCTGAACGGGGACATCGACAACCACGTCGAGCTGCGGGAGCGGCTGCGGCTGCCGGCCGACCCGGCCGGGGTGAGCACCGACGCGAAGCTGATCCCGGTGATGCTGGCCGCCGAGGTCGACGCCGGGACCGAGCCGGCCCGGGCGCTGGCTCACTGCGTACGCCGGTATCACGGTTCGTTCGCGATCGGCGCGCAGACCGACGCGGCGCCGGACCGGCTGCTGCTGGCCGTGCAGGGCAGCGGGCAGGGCCTCTACGTCGGCTTCGCGCCGGGCTGCTTCCTGGTGGCCAGCGAGGTGTACGGCCTGGTCGGCTGGACCGACACCTACCTGCGGTTGGACGGCACCGCGGCGGGCGAGGGCGAGGAGGGGGCCGGGTCGGTGGTCGCCCTGGACCGGGCCGGGGCGGGCACGCTCGCCGCGCTGCGCGCGTACACCCTGGCCGGTCAGGTCCGGCCGGTCACCGAGGAGGATCTCTCCACCGCCGAGATCACCACCCGGGACGTGGCGCGGGGCAGCTTCGACCACTATCTGGAGAAGGAGATCACCGAGGCGCCGTCGTCGTTCCGCAAGAGCCTGCGCGGTCGGTACGCGGTCGACGGGGAGCGGCTGGTGGTGGCGCTTGGCGAGACGACCTTCCCGGCGGCGTTGCGGGAGCGCTTCGCCGCCGGCCAGCTCACCGAGCTGATCTTCGTGGGGCAGGGTACGGCCGCGGTGGCCTGCAAGGGCATCGCGAACGTGGCCCGCCAGTTGCTGCATCCGGCGCTGTCGGTGGAGGCGATGCCCGCCACCGAGCTCTCCGCCTGGGGGCTGCGGGCGGACATGTCCGCGGTCTGCCTGGTCGCGGTGAGCCAGTCCGGGTCGACCACCGACACGAACCGGGCGGTGGACATGGCCCGGTCCCGGGGCGCGGCGGTGCTGGCGATCGTGAACCGGCGTGACAGCGACCTGGCGCACAAGAGCGACGGGGTGCTCTACACCTCGGACGGCCGGGACGTCGAGATGGCGGTGGCCTCCACCAAGGCGTTCTACTCGCAGGCGGCGACCGGCGCGTTGCTGGCGCTGCAGATCGCCCGGGTCTGTGACCGGCTGGCGCCGGATCTGGAGGACTCGCTGCTGCGCGCGTTGCTGGAGCTGCCGCACCAGATCGAGGCGCTGCACCAGCTGGCGCCGACCGTCGCGGAGATCTCCGAGGTGGCGATCAGGTATCCGTACTGGACGGTGGTCGGTTCCGGCCCGAACCGGGTGGCCGCCGAGGAGAGCCGGATCAAGCTCTCGGAGCTCTGTTACAAGACCATCTCCACCGACGCGGTCGAGGACAAGAAGCACGTGGACCTCTCGGCCGAGGCGTTCGTGCTGGTCTGCGCGGCCGGGGCGCCGCCCGGCCAGATCCGTGACCTGACCAAGGAGGTGGACATCTTCGCCGCCCACCGCAACGCGCCGGTGGTGGTGGTGGACGAGGGGGTCGACGTGCCGTGGGCGACGGACTGGGTGGTCCGGGTGCCGGCCGCTCACCCCGCGTTCGCCTGGATCCTGAGCACGGCCGCCGGGCACCTGTTCGCGTACCACTGCGCGCGGGCGATCGACCGGCGGGCGGATCCGCTGCGGGAGGCGTTGGCCGCCCTGGAGGGCTCGGTGGACGCCGGTCTGCTCGGCCTCGACGATCTCGACCGGGCCTGCGACAACCTGCACCAGTTCCTCGCCGAGGCGGCGACCGGTTCGGTCCGCGGCGTGCTGACCAGCGACACCGCGATCCGGCTCTGGCAGGCGGCGCTGCTGCTGCGGCACGGTACGGCGGCGATGGAGTCGCTGCCGGCGGAGGCGGCCGACCCGGTCGAGTTCGTCCGGGAGCGGATCACCTCGGCGGTGGACGAGTTGACCCGCTCGATCGACTCGGTGAAGCACCAGGCCAAGACGGTCACCGTCGGCACCTCGCGGGGTGACTCCGACCTGTTGGAGAACCCGTTGACGGCGGCGGTCACCGAGGCCGGCGGCGATCCTTCGGTGGTGAGCTACCCGGTGCTGATGGCGCTGCGGGCGTTCTCCCGGGTGGTGGCGGCGGTGGCGGGGACCACCCGTTACCAGATCGGCTGGGCGCCGGAGCGGACCACGGTGCGGGTCACCCGCAAGACCGGGATCGCCCGGGACCTGGCCAGCCGGGCGGATGGCGGCACCGAGCTGAGTGGTTCCAAGCGGTTGGCGGTGCAGTCCCGGATGGTCCGGCTGGTGCGGGGCGGCCGGGACGGCCGGCTGGTGCTGATGATCCCGGAGCGGACCGGCACCCGGGTGCACGCGTTGACGCTGGCGCACGTGGTGCTGCGTGAGCGGGTCGATCCGGCGCATCTGGTGGAGTTGCTGGATCTGACCGGCACCCGGCTGGAGGAGGTGCGGGCGGCGGTCACCGAGACGGACACCCGCTTCGACCCGGCCGGGCTGGCCGCGCTGCCGGTCGAGACGGTGCTGCTCGCCCCGGTCGACGAGGTGAGCCGCCAGCTCACCGGGGCGGCGTGA
- a CDS encoding SIS domain-containing protein yields the protein MAADISEQPEAYARLLGADHSGRIAEVAAAIARRRPRHVVLTARGTSDYAALYGAYLAEIRLGLPAGLASPSVTTLFGARPDYSQALVVGVSQSGHSPDLCEVVKVAREAGALTLGITNEPDSELAGIAELVIDLSVGVERALPATKTYTAELLALLMVIEGVRAGDGRLPADERAVLDTLPELAATTLADDTPAELAPRYRFANTLVTAGRGYGYPTAREVAHKIMETSYLPALAFSGADLLHGPLAVTDPDVPVLAVVGGGPGGASMREVVTKVGQRRADVVVVSATDVPGTTARLPVPAVDERYAPLLDILPLQRLTHALALARGENPDSPTGITKVTPTR from the coding sequence ATGGCAGCGGACATCTCGGAACAGCCCGAGGCGTACGCCCGGCTGCTCGGGGCGGACCACTCGGGGCGGATCGCCGAGGTCGCGGCCGCCATCGCCCGGCGGCGACCCCGGCACGTCGTGCTCACCGCGCGCGGCACCTCCGACTACGCGGCGCTCTACGGCGCGTACCTCGCCGAGATCCGGCTGGGGCTGCCGGCCGGGCTGGCCTCGCCGAGCGTCACCACCCTCTTCGGCGCCCGCCCGGACTACTCCCAGGCCCTGGTGGTCGGGGTCTCCCAGAGCGGCCACTCGCCCGACCTCTGCGAGGTCGTCAAGGTCGCCCGGGAAGCCGGCGCACTCACCCTCGGCATCACGAACGAGCCCGACTCGGAGCTGGCCGGCATCGCCGAACTGGTGATCGATCTCTCGGTCGGCGTCGAACGCGCCCTGCCGGCCACCAAGACCTACACCGCCGAACTGCTCGCCCTGCTGATGGTGATCGAGGGGGTCCGGGCCGGCGACGGGCGGCTGCCCGCCGACGAGCGCGCCGTCCTGGACACCCTGCCGGAGCTGGCCGCCACCACCCTCGCCGATGACACCCCGGCCGAGCTCGCGCCCCGCTACCGGTTCGCCAACACCCTGGTCACCGCCGGCCGGGGCTACGGCTACCCGACCGCCCGCGAGGTTGCCCACAAGATCATGGAAACCTCGTACCTGCCGGCGCTCGCGTTCTCCGGGGCGGACCTGCTGCACGGGCCGCTGGCCGTCACCGATCCCGACGTACCCGTCCTCGCGGTCGTCGGCGGCGGACCCGGCGGCGCCTCGATGCGCGAGGTGGTCACGAAGGTCGGCCAGCGGCGCGCGGACGTGGTGGTGGTCTCCGCCACCGACGTGCCCGGCACCACCGCCCGACTCCCGGTGCCCGCCGTCGACGAGCGGTACGCGCCGCTGCTGGACATCCTGCCGCTGCAGCGGCTGACCCACGCGCTGGCGCTCGCCCGGGGCGAGAACCCGGACTCCCCCACCGGCATCACGAAGGTCACCCCGACGAGGTGA